In a genomic window of Longimicrobiaceae bacterium:
- a CDS encoding MIP/aquaporin family protein — translation MTEFVAELIGTAVLVLLGNGVVANVVLRGTKGEGSGWIVITWGWGMAVFVAVFMTARFSGAHINPAVTLGLALAGEFEMARVPVYLLAQMIGGMLGAFLVWVQYHPHWGLTENNDLKLAAFSTGPAVRHAPSNFISEVIGTYVLVLGVLFLATPEVGLGALDALPVGLLVLVIGLSLGGTTGYAINPARDLAPRIVHALVPMPGGKRDSDWRYAWIPVLGPLAGAALAALTYLALARPQTNVPLG, via the coding sequence ATGACCGAATTCGTCGCGGAGCTGATCGGAACCGCCGTCCTCGTCCTGCTGGGCAACGGAGTGGTGGCGAATGTGGTGTTACGCGGGACGAAGGGAGAGGGAAGTGGGTGGATCGTGATCACCTGGGGGTGGGGAATGGCAGTATTCGTGGCGGTCTTCATGACCGCCCGCTTCAGCGGCGCGCACATCAACCCGGCGGTGACGCTTGGGCTGGCGCTGGCAGGGGAGTTCGAGATGGCGCGGGTACCGGTCTACCTCCTCGCCCAGATGATCGGCGGTATGCTCGGGGCGTTCCTGGTGTGGGTGCAGTATCACCCGCACTGGGGCCTGACGGAGAACAACGACCTGAAACTGGCCGCCTTCTCGACGGGTCCGGCAGTCCGGCACGCTCCCTCGAACTTCATCTCCGAGGTGATCGGGACCTATGTTCTCGTGCTCGGCGTCCTCTTCCTCGCCACCCCGGAGGTGGGGCTCGGGGCGCTCGATGCGCTGCCCGTCGGGCTGCTCGTCCTGGTGATCGGCCTTTCGCTGGGGGGCACCACCGGGTACGCCATCAACCCTGCGCGCGATCTCGCCCCGCGGATCGTCCACGCCCTGGTCCCCATGCCGGGCGGGAAGCGGGACAGCGACTGGCGCTACGCCTGGATCCCGGTGCTCGGGCCGCTGGCCGGGGCGGCGCTCGCGGCCCTGACGTACCTCGCGCTCGCGCGGCCGCAGACGAACGTGCCGCTGGGCTGA